A part of Salvelinus alpinus chromosome 5, SLU_Salpinus.1, whole genome shotgun sequence genomic DNA contains:
- the LOC139576285 gene encoding USP6 N-terminal-like protein isoform X2, giving the protein MKKDIETLIAEERADIISKYDTGRQEGVEIDPWEDADYSIYRVTDRFGFLHDEDLPAPSAHEEKKKNLEIERVEKWLKMVKKWDKYWNSDRMVKRVYKGLPLQLRGQAWALLLDVEKVKNENEGKYERMKEQARMFSQEIKQIDLDVNRTFRNHIMFMDRFGFKQQSLFHVLSAYSVYNTEVSYCQGMSQVAALLLMYMNEEDAFWALSQLLTNRKHAMHGFFIPGFPKLQRFQTHHDQILSKLIPKLKKHLDREQMSCGIYSTKWFLQCFIDRTPFTLTLRLWDIYILEGEKILTAMSYTILRIFKKRLLKMNLEDLREFLQEKIALSFLNSDDVVIDQLQASLAELRKMKLDLPPPAKPDELPQKALGLELPLLLTPLKPPRGVTPDPGTKRPGAGGLGLHIITYQPDIISQDDSPSKEDRKDKEALNREEEEEEEVSLPSPDTILIHTIQAQVTPDGPPQAGAGPPPYEPPGGNEPNVMGQPAIRMALHKEKSVESSSGPMALPETQVVVQQGTNTPPQSPMEEPTLTAPVAPSSLSPPQPPCGVPRTQSAPLAQASQRPTGLAQSESRSVGEREEEEEDGYLARLLEQAMALPKHRAQTGDKGEPGDPEWPV; this is encoded by the exons ATGAAGAAAGACATTGAGACGTTGATAGCGGAGGAACGCGCCGACATCATCTCGAAATATGATACG GGCAGACAGGAGGGGGTGGAGATTGACCCATGGGAGGATGCAGACTACAGTATTTACAGAGTCACTGACCGTTTTGGGTTTCTGCA TGACGAGGATCTGCCAGCCCCTAGTGCACACGAGGAGAAG AAAAAGAACCTGGAAATTGAAAGGGTAGAAAAATGGCTGAAGATGGTGAAAAAATGGGATAAATACTGGAACAGTGACAGG aTGGTAAAGCGTGTGTATAAGGGTCTCCCCCTGCAGCTGAGAGGCCAGGCCTGGGCCCTGCTGCTGGATGTGGAGAAGGTGAAGAATGAGAACGAGGGGAAGTATGAG AGGATGAAGGAACAGGCCAGAATGTTCTCCCAGGAAATCAAACAGATAGATCTGGACGTGAACAGGACGTTTAGAAACCACATCATGTTCATGGATCGATTCGGATTCAA ACAGCAGTCTTTATTTCATGTCCTGTCTGCCTATTCAGTCTACAACACG GAGGTTAGCTACTGCCAGGGCATGAGCCAGGTCGCCGCCTTGCTGCTGATGTACATGAACGAGGAAGACGCCTTCTGGGCCCTGTCACAGCTACTGACCAATCGGAAGCATGCCATGCACG GTTTCTTTATTCCTGGGTTTCCCAAACTGCAGCGCTTCCAGACGCACCACGATCAGATTCTCTCCAAACTCATCCCCAAGCTGAAGAAACATCTG gaCAGGGAACAGATGTCCTGTGGGATCTATAGCACTAAATGGTTCCTGCAGTGTTTCATTGACAGG ACCCCGTTCACCCTGACTCTACGCTTGTGGGACATCTACATTCTGGAAGGAGAGAAAATTCTTACTGCCATGTCCTACACAATCCTTAGAATATTTAAGA AACGTCTCCTGAAGATGAATCTGGAGGACCTGAGAGAGTTCCTTCAGGAGAAGATTGCCCTGTCTTTCCTCAACAGCGACGACGTCGTCATCGATCAGCTACAGGCCTCCCTGGCGGAACTGCGCAAGATGAAGCTGGACCTTCCACCCCCAG CCAAGCCAGATGAGCTGCCACAGAAGGCCCTGGGTTTGGAACTACCTCTTCTGCTCACCCCTCTCAAGCCCCCCAGGGGAGTCACCCCTGACCCGGGTACCAAACGACCAGGAGCAGGGGGTCTGGGTCTCCACATCATCACCTACCAGCCAGACATCATCTCCCAAGACGACAGCCCCTCTAAGGAGGACAGGAAGGACAAGGAAGCTCTCAatagggaggaagaggaagaggaggaagtctCTCTTCCATCTCCAGACACCATTCTCATCCACACCATCCAGGCTCAAGTTACCCCCGATGGGCCTCCCCAGGCTGGGGCTGGGCCACCACCTTATGAGCCACCAGGTGGCAATGAGCCCAATGTTATGGGACAACCTGCCATTCGTATGGCACTCCACAAAGAAAAAAGTGTTGAGAGCTCCTCTGGTCCAATGGCTTTACCAGAGACACAGGTCGTAGTTCAACAGGGTACAAACACACCTCCACAAAGCCCCATGGAGGAGCCGACCCTGACTGCCCCAGTTGCCCCTTCATCCCTTAGCCCTCCCCAGCCACCCTGCGGGGTCCCCCGGACTCAGTCAGCACCCTTAGCCCAGGCTTCCCAGCGGCCTACAGGCCTGGCCCAGAGTGAGAGCCGTtcggtgggggagagggaggaggaggaggaggatgggtatCTGGCCAGGCTTCTGGAGCAGGCCATGGCTCTGCCTAAACACAGGGCCCAGACAGGAGACAAAGGAGAGCCAGGAGACCCAGAATGGCCAGTTTGA
- the LOC139576285 gene encoding USP6 N-terminal-like protein isoform X1 gives MRTYCIYNLNSSQLLQQENNPAATRNGRQEGVEIDPWEDADYSIYRVTDRFGFLHDEDLPAPSAHEEKKKNLEIERVEKWLKMVKKWDKYWNSDRMVKRVYKGLPLQLRGQAWALLLDVEKVKNENEGKYERMKEQARMFSQEIKQIDLDVNRTFRNHIMFMDRFGFKQQSLFHVLSAYSVYNTEVSYCQGMSQVAALLLMYMNEEDAFWALSQLLTNRKHAMHGFFIPGFPKLQRFQTHHDQILSKLIPKLKKHLDREQMSCGIYSTKWFLQCFIDRTPFTLTLRLWDIYILEGEKILTAMSYTILRIFKKRLLKMNLEDLREFLQEKIALSFLNSDDVVIDQLQASLAELRKMKLDLPPPAKPDELPQKALGLELPLLLTPLKPPRGVTPDPGTKRPGAGGLGLHIITYQPDIISQDDSPSKEDRKDKEALNREEEEEEEVSLPSPDTILIHTIQAQVTPDGPPQAGAGPPPYEPPGGNEPNVMGQPAIRMALHKEKSVESSSGPMALPETQVVVQQGTNTPPQSPMEEPTLTAPVAPSSLSPPQPPCGVPRTQSAPLAQASQRPTGLAQSESRSVGEREEEEEDGYLARLLEQAMALPKHRAQTGDKGEPGDPEWPV, from the exons ATgagaacatactgtatatacaatctTAATTCGAGCCagttgctacagcaggaaaataatcctgcagcaacaagaaaC GGCAGACAGGAGGGGGTGGAGATTGACCCATGGGAGGATGCAGACTACAGTATTTACAGAGTCACTGACCGTTTTGGGTTTCTGCA TGACGAGGATCTGCCAGCCCCTAGTGCACACGAGGAGAAG AAAAAGAACCTGGAAATTGAAAGGGTAGAAAAATGGCTGAAGATGGTGAAAAAATGGGATAAATACTGGAACAGTGACAGG aTGGTAAAGCGTGTGTATAAGGGTCTCCCCCTGCAGCTGAGAGGCCAGGCCTGGGCCCTGCTGCTGGATGTGGAGAAGGTGAAGAATGAGAACGAGGGGAAGTATGAG AGGATGAAGGAACAGGCCAGAATGTTCTCCCAGGAAATCAAACAGATAGATCTGGACGTGAACAGGACGTTTAGAAACCACATCATGTTCATGGATCGATTCGGATTCAA ACAGCAGTCTTTATTTCATGTCCTGTCTGCCTATTCAGTCTACAACACG GAGGTTAGCTACTGCCAGGGCATGAGCCAGGTCGCCGCCTTGCTGCTGATGTACATGAACGAGGAAGACGCCTTCTGGGCCCTGTCACAGCTACTGACCAATCGGAAGCATGCCATGCACG GTTTCTTTATTCCTGGGTTTCCCAAACTGCAGCGCTTCCAGACGCACCACGATCAGATTCTCTCCAAACTCATCCCCAAGCTGAAGAAACATCTG gaCAGGGAACAGATGTCCTGTGGGATCTATAGCACTAAATGGTTCCTGCAGTGTTTCATTGACAGG ACCCCGTTCACCCTGACTCTACGCTTGTGGGACATCTACATTCTGGAAGGAGAGAAAATTCTTACTGCCATGTCCTACACAATCCTTAGAATATTTAAGA AACGTCTCCTGAAGATGAATCTGGAGGACCTGAGAGAGTTCCTTCAGGAGAAGATTGCCCTGTCTTTCCTCAACAGCGACGACGTCGTCATCGATCAGCTACAGGCCTCCCTGGCGGAACTGCGCAAGATGAAGCTGGACCTTCCACCCCCAG CCAAGCCAGATGAGCTGCCACAGAAGGCCCTGGGTTTGGAACTACCTCTTCTGCTCACCCCTCTCAAGCCCCCCAGGGGAGTCACCCCTGACCCGGGTACCAAACGACCAGGAGCAGGGGGTCTGGGTCTCCACATCATCACCTACCAGCCAGACATCATCTCCCAAGACGACAGCCCCTCTAAGGAGGACAGGAAGGACAAGGAAGCTCTCAatagggaggaagaggaagaggaggaagtctCTCTTCCATCTCCAGACACCATTCTCATCCACACCATCCAGGCTCAAGTTACCCCCGATGGGCCTCCCCAGGCTGGGGCTGGGCCACCACCTTATGAGCCACCAGGTGGCAATGAGCCCAATGTTATGGGACAACCTGCCATTCGTATGGCACTCCACAAAGAAAAAAGTGTTGAGAGCTCCTCTGGTCCAATGGCTTTACCAGAGACACAGGTCGTAGTTCAACAGGGTACAAACACACCTCCACAAAGCCCCATGGAGGAGCCGACCCTGACTGCCCCAGTTGCCCCTTCATCCCTTAGCCCTCCCCAGCCACCCTGCGGGGTCCCCCGGACTCAGTCAGCACCCTTAGCCCAGGCTTCCCAGCGGCCTACAGGCCTGGCCCAGAGTGAGAGCCGTtcggtgggggagagggaggaggaggaggaggatgggtatCTGGCCAGGCTTCTGGAGCAGGCCATGGCTCTGCCTAAACACAGGGCCCAGACAGGAGACAAAGGAGAGCCAGGAGACCCAGAATGGCCAGTTTGA